The sequence below is a genomic window from Candidatus Angelobacter sp..
GTCTTGGCCACCGTCTGTTCTCCCAGGCGGAAGGAGTTCACTTCCCGTCCGGCGGCAACCAGTTCATCGATCAATTCCAAAACAAAGCGGCGCGAATCGGCGACCTTCACGAAGGGCGGAAGCGCGTCGAGCAGGAACGTTCGGTCGCCAAATTCGCTCAGCCCGACCCCCAAACGGCCCAGCACCGGCAGGTGCTCGCGCAGGAACTGCCCGTCGCGAAGCGGCAGTTCGACCGTTTCCGGCAGCAGCAGACGCTGCGACGGCGCATCGCCGTGCTCCAGACGGCGAAGCATCTGTTCGTAGAGAATCCGCTC
It includes:
- a CDS encoding DNA mismatch repair protein MutL; the protein is ERILYEQMLRRLEHGDAPSQRLLLPETVELPLRDGQFLREHLPVLGRLGVGLSEFGDRTFLLDALPPFVKVADSRRFVLELIDELVAAGREVNSFRLGEQTVAKTVCRHAVKANDPLAGPELDNLLNDLRNCAMPYTCPHGRPTLIEMNYRELEKKFGRAQ